In Haloarcula limicola, the genomic stretch CGGGGTCGCGCTTTGCGAGTTCTCGCTGGAGCGCGAACAGCCGGAGTTTGTCGCCCGTCCGCACGTCCCGGTTGAACAGCGTCTGCGGGGCCGCCGTCGGGTTCCGGAGCGGGTCCGACAGCACCGACCGGTGGTGCGGGCGGGCGATCGTCGCGCCGGGCGCGAACGGTCGCGGCGAGAGCGCCTCTACGTCCAGTTCGCGTTGCACCGCGGGATAGGCCGAGAAGAGGACCTGAAACCCGCGGTCGAACGTGTAGCCGTCCTCGCGCGCGGTGCGGACCCGACCGCCCACCTCGTCTCGCGCTTCGAAGACCGTCACGTCCTCCCCCGATTCGGCGAGGTGACGGGCCGCGACCAGTCCGGCGAGTCCCGCGCCGGCGACGACGACGTCTGTCATGGGCGTGGCTTCGGGCGCGTCCGCAAAGAGGGTGCTGGACCGCGACCGAGTGACACTTGTCGATGCCGTCGAGAGTGGTTGGTATGCAGACGCAATCGGCGTTTCGCGGCCTCGTGTGTACGGCGTGTGAGGAAGCGGCCGACCCGGACGAGGAACGCTGTCCGGACTGCGGCGGCGTCCTCGTCGCGGCCTACGAGACGGACTCGGTCGATTCGACCGCCGACCTCCGTCCGTTCTCCGCCGACGACCGGATCGGCATCGACGAGGGCGAGACGCCGTCGGTGTCGATGCCCGCCCTCGCCGACGAACTCGGCGTGGCGAGCGCCGCGCTCAAGGACGAGGGACGCAATCCGACCGGGTCGCTGGCCGACCGGAAGCTCGCACCGGCGGTCACCGCGGCCGTCCAGGAGGGCGCGGACCGCGTCGCCACCCTCTCGACGGGCAACGGCGCGCAGTCGGCGGCGGCCCACGCCGCCCGCGCCGGCGTCGACTCGAAGGGGTTCGTCCCCTCGCGGTGTCCGTTCCTCAACAAGGCGATGGTGAACGTCCACGGCGGCGACATGCGCGTCGTCGAGGGCCGCTACGGCGACGCCGTATCGGTCTTCGAGGACAGCGACGACGAGTTCGCGTCCCTCGCGCCCGGCCACCCCTTCCGCGTCGCCGGCGGGACCGCCCTCGCGCTGGAGATACTCGGCGGTCGGGACGCGACCCCCGACGCCGTGGTCCACCCGACCGGCCACGGCGAGACGGTCGTCGGACTGGAACGCGGCTTCGCGCTCGCCGTCGAGGCGGGGTTGGCCGAGACGGTTCCACGACTCTACGCCGCCCAGCCGGCCGATTGTGCGCCCGTCGCGGACGCCGTCGCCGACGGCGCGAGCGACCCGATCCCGGTCGAGCATCCGGACACCATCGTCGGCCCGCTGGAGGTCCCCGACCCCGCCGCCGGCACCGCCGCGATCGCGGCCCTCGACGCGACCGACGGCGACGCCGTCGCCGTCTCCGACGAGGCGGTTCTGGAGGGCGCGGTCGACGGCTGCGAGATGGGACCGGAGGTCGGCGCGACCGGCGGCACCGCCGTCGCGGGCGCGCGAGCGCTGGCGGACCGGGGCGCGTTCGACGACGGGGACGACGTCGTCCTCGTCAACCCCGTCGCCGGGAGCAAGGAAGCAGACCTGCTTCGCTCGCACCTCATGAGTCAGGGGCTGTGAGTCGCCGATGGGAGGGACTGTGTATCGTCGATAGGAATTTGTCGCGGACGGGCGTCTCTCGGTCACGATGAGCGACGAACTGCCTGATTCCGAGGGAACCGCGCTCGACCGCTACTTCTGGGCGCGCCACGCCAACCCCAAGAGCGGGTGGACCCGCGTCGCCGCTTAC encodes the following:
- a CDS encoding threonine synthase, translated to MQTQSAFRGLVCTACEEAADPDEERCPDCGGVLVAAYETDSVDSTADLRPFSADDRIGIDEGETPSVSMPALADELGVASAALKDEGRNPTGSLADRKLAPAVTAAVQEGADRVATLSTGNGAQSAAAHAARAGVDSKGFVPSRCPFLNKAMVNVHGGDMRVVEGRYGDAVSVFEDSDDEFASLAPGHPFRVAGGTALALEILGGRDATPDAVVHPTGHGETVVGLERGFALAVEAGLAETVPRLYAAQPADCAPVADAVADGASDPIPVEHPDTIVGPLEVPDPAAGTAAIAALDATDGDAVAVSDEAVLEGAVDGCEMGPEVGATGGTAVAGARALADRGAFDDGDDVVLVNPVAGSKEADLLRSHLMSQGL